The following nucleotide sequence is from Flavobacterium sp. N1736.
GAAGAAACAGAATACATGCTGGTAGATTGTCAATATTTAGGAATTACTAATGTAATGGCACTTCGTGGTGATGCCATGAAAGACGAACAATCTTTTGTTCCTAAACCAGGCGGTAATCATTTTGCTATTGATTTGGTACGACAAATCAACAATTTAAACTGCGGAAAATACCTGCATGAAGTAATGGATATCGATAATAAAGCAGATTTTTGTATTGGCGTTGCAGGTTATCCGGAGAAACATTTAGAATCTCCTTCTTTACAATCTGATTTAAAAAGACTGAAAGAAAAAGTAGATGCCGGAGCAGATTATGTGGTTACACAAATGTTTTTTGACAATGCTAAATATTTTAAATTTGTAGAAAAAGCAAGAGAAATGGGAATCACAATTCCTATTATCCCCGGAATTAAACCAATTGCTGTTCAAAGGCATTTGCAAATTTTGCCACAGATTTTCAGAATTGATTTACCGGAAGATTTAATTGATGCAGTAGATAAATGCAAGAATAATGCAGAAATCAAACAAGTGGGAATCGAATGGGCAATTCAACAATCGTTGGAATTAAAAGCTGCCGGAGTTCCTGTGTTGCATTATTATTCAATGGGGAAATCTGAGAATATTCGCCAGATAGCGAGTCAGGTTTTTTAAGCGTAATATTGTCCTTGCGAGGAACGAAGCAATCTCACGCTGCATATTCTTTGTGTTTTTGTTAGTGTGGTTGCTTCGTTCCTCGCAATGACAAACCTGATGGATAATTATTAGTGTGGTTGCTTCGTTCCTCGCAAGGACAAACAGCTTGGAATTTAAATTTAAGTTTATGAAAAAAGAAGAATTACAAGCGATAGCTTCTCAGCTTAAAAATCCAACGGGAGAAAAAGGAATTGAAATGGCAAACATGATGCATGAAACTAACATCAACATGACGCGTCATTCGATTCAAAATCTACATATAGAATCAGGAAATACAATTTTAGAATTAGGTCACGGAAACTCGGGACACGTAGAATTTATTTTCGAACAGGCTGAAAACATTAAATATTACGGACTTGAAATGTCTGAATTAATGTTTCAGGAAGCACGCCGGATTAATAGAAATTTTGTCTCTCAAAAACAAGCTTTCTTTACATTATATGATGGAAATAAGATTCCGTTTCAAGACAATTTTTTTGATAAAATATTTACCGTAAACACCATTTATTTCTGGCTTGAACCTGAAAAATTACTTTCAGAAATAGACAGAGTTTTAAA
It contains:
- the metF gene encoding methylenetetrahydrofolate reductase [NAD(P)H], producing the protein MKVTEHIENAKGNTLFSFELIPPQKGKSIQELYDNIDPLMEFKPPFIDVTTSREEYIYIDKGNGLLDKKLTRMRPGTLGICASIKHKYNVDTVPHLLCGGFTQEETEYMLVDCQYLGITNVMALRGDAMKDEQSFVPKPGGNHFAIDLVRQINNLNCGKYLHEVMDIDNKADFCIGVAGYPEKHLESPSLQSDLKRLKEKVDAGADYVVTQMFFDNAKYFKFVEKAREMGITIPIIPGIKPIAVQRHLQILPQIFRIDLPEDLIDAVDKCKNNAEIKQVGIEWAIQQSLELKAAGVPVLHYYSMGKSENIRQIASQVF
- a CDS encoding class I SAM-dependent methyltransferase: MKKEELQAIASQLKNPTGEKGIEMANMMHETNINMTRHSIQNLHIESGNTILELGHGNSGHVEFIFEQAENIKYYGLEMSELMFQEARRINRNFVSQKQAFFTLYDGNKIPFQDNFFDKIFTVNTIYFWLEPEKLLSEIDRVLKQKGIFCLTFAEESFMKQLPFTQYEFELYSTEKAENLVQKTTFKIIKKETLTEKVKTRTGELVDRDFTTLVLKRD